A DNA window from Methanobacterium sp. contains the following coding sequences:
- a CDS encoding histidine kinase dimerization/phosphoacceptor domain -containing protein, translated as MKEELKILILEDVAFDAELIEYELRREGVKFLSRRVETKESFISELEVLKPDLILADHSLPKFDGLSALKIANSECPYTPFLFVSGKIGEEFAVNALKEGATDYIFKNNLSKLVPAMQRALKECHEKIEREKAQKALKKAHFELEQQVLERTKALSRVNDELRAEMDERERIENKLKKSLEEKEILLKEIHHRVKNNLQIISSLLNLQSRYINDEEMLDIYKESQNRVKSMAIIHEKLYQSEDLARIDFGDYVKSLVMDLFHSYGVDNIEPDINIRDVLLDINTAIPCGLIVNELVTNSIKHGFLASRTRVDSQSFDKRDKIAVNITKENEIYTMSVYDNGIGFPDNLDFRHTDSLGMQLVISLTSQLRGTVELERNNGTLFKIVFKEVEYNNKF; from the coding sequence ATGAAAGAAGAACTTAAAATCCTGATCCTGGAGGACGTTGCCTTTGATGCAGAATTAATAGAGTATGAACTGCGTCGTGAAGGAGTAAAATTTTTATCAAGGCGAGTGGAAACTAAAGAAAGTTTTATAAGTGAACTTGAGGTGCTAAAACCTGATTTGATCCTGGCTGATCATTCTCTTCCTAAGTTCGACGGTCTTTCGGCCTTAAAAATTGCAAATTCAGAATGTCCATATACTCCTTTTTTATTTGTAAGTGGTAAAATAGGTGAAGAGTTTGCAGTAAATGCGCTTAAAGAAGGTGCTACAGATTATATATTCAAAAATAACCTTTCTAAATTAGTACCTGCCATGCAGAGGGCATTAAAGGAGTGTCATGAAAAAATTGAGCGTGAAAAAGCACAGAAAGCACTGAAAAAGGCGCACTTTGAGCTAGAGCAGCAAGTTTTAGAAAGAACAAAAGCATTATCTCGAGTTAATGATGAGTTACGTGCAGAAATGGATGAACGTGAACGAATAGAAAATAAGCTTAAAAAATCTCTTGAAGAGAAGGAAATACTTTTAAAAGAAATTCACCACAGGGTTAAAAATAATTTACAGATAATAAGCAGCCTTTTAAATCTCCAATCTCGTTATATTAATGATGAAGAAATGCTTGATATTTATAAGGAAAGCCAGAACCGTGTGAAATCTATGGCTATAATACACGAAAAACTGTACCAATCAGAAGATCTAGCAAGGATTGACTTTGGGGACTATGTAAAAAGTTTAGTAATGGACCTGTTCCATTCGTACGGTGTTGATAATATCGAGCCGGATATAAATATCCGTGATGTTTTATTAGATATTAATACAGCAATTCCATGTGGACTTATTGTCAATGAACTGGTAACAAATTCAATAAAACATGGATTTCTGGCAAGTAGAACTCGTGTTGACAGCCAATCATTTGATAAAAGAGATAAAATAGCTGTAAATATCACTAAGGAAAATGAAATTTACACCATGTCTGTTTATGATAATGGTATAGGTTTTCCAGATAATTTAGACTTCCGTCATACAGATTCGTTAGGTATGCAACTTGTAATTAGTTTAACAAGTCAATTAAGAGGTACAGTGGAGCTTGAAAGAAATAATGGGACATTGTTTAAAATTGTTTTTAAAGAAGTTGAGTATAATAATAAATTTTAG
- a CDS encoding response regulator, whose amino-acid sequence MNLNEVEILLVEDNETDAELTIRALKRNNLANKLVWAKDGAEALDFIFGKGEYSERDIEKGLPRLILLDLRMPKVDGLEVLQAIKADERTKMIPVVVLTSSKEDRDIVESYELGVNSYVSKPVEFDAFTEAVSTLGLYWMLLNNPPE is encoded by the coding sequence ATGAATTTAAATGAAGTTGAAATTCTTCTTGTAGAGGATAACGAAACGGATGCTGAGCTCACAATTAGAGCATTAAAAAGAAATAATCTTGCCAATAAGTTAGTGTGGGCTAAAGATGGTGCTGAAGCGTTGGATTTTATATTTGGCAAAGGCGAATATTCTGAAAGGGATATAGAAAAAGGACTTCCAAGATTGATATTACTTGATTTGAGAATGCCTAAAGTAGATGGTTTAGAAGTCCTTCAGGCTATTAAAGCCGATGAAAGAACTAAAATGATCCCTGTAGTTGTCCTTACTTCTTCTAAAGAAGATAGGGATATAGTAGAAAGTTATGAACTTGGAGTAAATAGTTACGTTAGTAAACCCGTTGAATTTGATGCATTTACAGAAGCGGTTTCAACACTTGGATTGTACTGGATGTTACTTAATAATCCACCCGAATAA